From a region of the Zingiber officinale cultivar Zhangliang chromosome 4B, Zo_v1.1, whole genome shotgun sequence genome:
- the LOC121974528 gene encoding binding partner of ACD11 1-like has product MSVTVRSVKISNVSLSASVQDIKEFFSFSGDIEHVELQSADEWSQIAYVTFRDSQGAETALLLSGATIVDLSVIVTPAPEYQVPTVVSAPEHNEAKATSGSGSVVQKAEDVVTSMLAKGFILGKDAVNKAKTFDEKHSLTSTASSRVASFDKKIGLTEKISMGTSAVNERVKVVDERLKVSETTKSAFTAAEQTISNAGSAIMKNRYVFTGASWVTGAFSKVAKAASDVGAKTKEKVAAEQHQRE; this is encoded by the exons ATGTCGGTGACT GTAAGGTCAGTGAAAATCAGCAATGTTTCCCTCAGTGCATCAGTGCAAGATATCAAAGAATTCTTCTCCTTTTCTGGGGACATTGAACATGTTGAATTGCAAAG TGCTGATGAGTGGTCTCAAATTGCTTATGTCACCTTCAGAGATTCACAGGGGGCAGAAACAGCTCTCCTTCTTTCT GGAGCAACAATAGTTGATCTCTCAGTTATTGTTACGCCTGCCCCAGAATACCAAGTACCCACAGTTGTTTCAGCTCCAGAG CATAATGAGGCTAAAGCCACaagtggatctggatcagtcgTACAGAAGGCTGAAGACGTCGTCACTTCAATGCTTGCCAAGGGCTTTATCCTGGGCAAAGATGCTGTCAACAAAGCAAAAACTTTCGATGAGAAGCACAGCCTCACATCCACTGCCTCTTCTAGAGTTGCTTCCTTTGACAAGAAAATCGGACTGACTGAGAAGATCAGCATGGGTACTTCAGCTGTCAATGAGAGAGTCAAGGTAGTCGATGAGAGGTTGAAGGTCTCCGAGACGACTAAATCAGCCTTCACTGCAGCTGAACAGACAATAAGCAATGCTGGATCCGCAATCATGAAGAACAGGTATGTCTTTACTGGCGCATCCTGGGTGACTGGCGCATTCAGTAAAGTTGCCAAGGCAGCAAGTGATGTCGGAGCTAAGACGAAAGAGAAAGTTGCCGCAGAGCAGCATCAGAGAGAATGA